AAGAGAAGTCCAAGAACAACGAAAATGAGGTTAAACCCACAGATGCAGTAACATCAGTTCCAACAACGGAACCATCCAATGAACCATGGGACCAGTGGCGCCTTCCTCAGACTCTTAGTCCACAAACCTACAATGTCACTCTGTGGCCACGGCTACAGCCAGATCCAACCGGACTCTATATCTTCACAGGGATGTCCAGCGTGGTCTTCAGATGTGTGGAAAAGACAAACCTCATCCTCATTCACTCCAACAAGCTGAACATGACACGGCAACCCACCTTGACGGCTCTTGGAAGCAAGCCAGCTCCTACCATTGAATCAATTGTGATGCACACAAAAACGCAGTATATGGcaattcatctgaaagaagaattAACTGCTGGGGAAAGCTACGAGCTCTACACAGAATTTATAGGCGAGCTTGCAGATGACTTGGGAGGCTTCTACCGAAGTGAATACTATGAGAATGAAGTGAAGAAGTAAGAAGTTGATTCATCAGTTCCTCCTATTCTACAAAAGGCCGTTTATGTATCGTTAAATCTCCATGTTCTTTTTTAGAGTGGTTGCCACAACTCAGATGCAGGCAACAGATGCTAGGAAGGCATTCCCTTGCTTTGATGAACCTGCAATGAAAGCAGTATTCCACATTACACTTCTGCATGATCCAGCAACCGTAGCCCTCTCCAATGGTGTTGTGATAGGTAAATGAACACTTTATCTGTACAGGAGCAGTTTGGGCAAACTGCTTTGAAAGTGTAGCTTGCCAAGCTGCAAGTTAAtcataatttgaaaaaaattaaactacaGTGAAGTAGCTGCTTTGAAAAAGTAGTTAGCTAAACTAACAGCTACAAACAAAAAGTAGCTACATTGAAGTTACTTAGGGGGACCGTATGTCtttataatgataaaatataacaatcaTTATACATTCATAATTTAATCAGAGCCATATTTTGCTCATTCAAAAGCAATGAGGGATTTTACATGAATGAATTTCAATTAGTGTTATATCatcacatttatattaaatacagcAGAAACACTATAATTTACATAACCTAGTCGACAACATAATACACAGTATGGGGTCTCATATTGGTGAATTATTTATGCGAACatgttaatttaaatgaattgccATTATGAGCCAATTCACCAGAATAAATCAGACATTTCAATGATAAATATGATAGACATTTTCAATGAGTAGAATGAATCAGACTTTCCTACACTGTAGGAAAAGTGAGATTATAAAGTTAGAAAGTGGGATTATTTCTTTATCTTAAAAACAGCAAAGTAGCATTTGATTGCCCTACACAGCTACTCATTTGCTAAAGTAGTTTATTTCTGATGCATCAGTTTGCTTTATTCCTTCAAACTGATTTCAAGAAAATTAGATGTTCAGTGTTTCATCAGTAAATGTCTCTTTTCAATTTACAGGCGAGGTTAATGTCACCGTGGATGAAACTTTTGTAACCAGAACAACATTTGCACCTACAGAAATAATGTCGACATATTTGTTGGCATTTATTGTCAGCGATTTTGGCTTCATTGAACAAAACATTGACAAACTGCAGGTAATAGATCATTTAACAGGATCATTAGACAAAACTGACCACTTTAATAATGAAACCTATTGTACAATTTACCAAAGATTTGAAAACAGCATGTGTTCATCTAAAATACtgcatattataatttatacaaaCAGATTCGAATTTTTGCCCGTCAAGAAGCCATAAATGCAGGACAAGGGCAGTATGCGCTCACTGTGACTGGACCAATTCTCAAATTCTTCGAGGAGTATTACAATGTCTCCTATCCACTGCCCAAATCAGGTAAGAACCTAAGATATGAACTATAATTTATGAGGTTGTTCAATGGTTCTGTTATCGAAATGACAAATTATGTCAGACTAGGTTAATACTTAAACCTTTTAAGCCATTTTAGATGTTTCACTCATTCCTCAAAATATTGCACAGATCAAATCGCTCTACCAGACTTCAACGCTGGAGCAATGGAAAACTGGGGCTTGATCACATACAGAGAGACGGCTCTGCTGTATGATGAAGAAATATCCTCAAAtggaaacagagagagaatcgTTACTATTATTGCCCATGAACTTGCCCATCAGGTATAATCAGGAGTCCTTTTTTCCAATTTGAACTATAGGAAATGCTTTACAGAAGTTACTTTTATCAACTTCACAACTATAAAGTTTGCATCCCCTGTAATTCACCTTTTTACCACCTTACTCCCTATTTTTAGTGGTTTGGAAACCTTGTGACTATCAGGTGGTGGAATGATCTGTGGCTCAATGAAGGTTTTGCATCTTATGTAGAATATCTTGGGGCAGATGAAGCTGAGCCAGATTGGAACATTGTGAGTGTTTGAAGCAAAAGCCAGAGCAATAAAGGGTAAATGAAAAAAGCCATCACTAAGAGCAGATGAAATCCTAACTCTTCTATTCCTATCCCACAGAAAGATTTGATCGTTCTTAATGATGTGCACAGAGTTTTTGCCATAGATGCATTGGCCTCGTCTCACCCCTTGTCGTCTAAAGAAGAGGAGATCCAAAGACCAGAGCAAATTAGTGAAGTGTTTGATACGATTTCCTACAGTAAGGTAGTGTggaaactgttttctatgttgACTATAATAATGTCTAATAATGAAGAACATACAGACTACATGTGGGTTGTCTGGTAATGCTGAGTCTCTTCCTCTAGGGGGCATCAGTAATCAGGATGTTATCTGATTTTCTGAATGAGACGGTGTTTACTCAAGGCCTCCAGGTAAAAACCCTTTGTAAACTATTCCTTGTTGTACTGTATAATAAAAATCGAATATGCTTTTGTGATTGAGAATGCTTTTGTACATTCACAATCAATTTGTTTCAACAGACTTATCTGGATCATTTCAAATTCAGCAACACAGTGTACACAGACCTTTGGGAGCATCTTCAAAGGGTATGTTGCAGTTAAACAATGCTGTTCAGCCATGTCTTTATCTGATTTGTTGCCACAAAACACAAGTGCTCATATCTGAAATGTTGTAGGCTGTGGACAACAGCAGCGGTACCAGTCTTCCCAGAACTGTGCAAGAGATTATGGACCGCTGGGTTCTTCAAATGGGCTTTCCTGTGGTCACTATTAACACGACAACTGGCCAGATCACACAGGAGCACTTCCTCCTGGACCCTGAAACTAAACCAAACAGGCCATCAGAATTTAAGTatgtcaaaaaatattttgaaaataaaaaaataaaaatactatttatcACAAAGCACCTATTACTGATTTCAATCACAGTGCAGTTTACTAGATACTTTAAAGTCttcttttcttccatattgtgaCATTATACATTTGAGTAAAACAGACAattggttgttgattggatggaggcagatTAGCTAAATGTGAGATTGCAGTTGATTGTAAGAAAGGGGTGGGGTTAAAACAGACTAAATGATCGGACAAATCTGGTATACatcaccagagagaagtctgGAAGATTGAGCTGACATTCTGATTAAAAATTAcgagatattttttttttttatgaaatatgcaGAGATTCATTGTTCATAATTAGATCAATACATGAATTTAGTATGCATTTATAAACTTATTACATATATCCTACTTGATAAGTTCTGTTGAAATGTAGAATTACCATATCATAATATTCTTCATTTTTCAGTTATGAGTGGTTTGTACCAATTTCATGGACAAAAAAAGAAGCAGCACAAGCCCTATATTGGCTGCTACAGAAAACTGGTGAGTTTGAAGATGACGGTGACAATAATGTTAGCTTTATATTTATTGAGGAAGTGatagaattaaaatgataattctgtctTTACATATTCGTGTTATTCCAAATCCttatgactttgtttcttatgTGGAACACCAAAGGAGAAGTCTAGCAGAATGGCCAAACTGTTCCATTTCATACAATAACAGTGAATTGAGACCTGGGGCTGTCAAGTTCCAAAATAGCGAAATAGAAGTAGTCCATACTTTTTGTATACTAATACTATATTCCAAATCTTCTGAAAGCATATGataacaatttaaacaaatatggacattctgctaaattTGTTCCACAGAGAAAAGAAAGTCATGATgtagagtaaatgatgacagatttttcatgttttggtgAACTTTGCATGTGATTATATTCGAAAATGATCATTCGATGTTAATAAAGGACAAAACTGTATTTGCTTTAACGAATCCATGTATTTCTGCTCTACATTTCTAATTTAGAACAATTGGATCACATGAAAATAAGTGGTGATGAGTGGGTTCTGGCCAACATCAATGTGACAGGATACTACAGGGTTAACTATGATAATGAAAACTGGCAACGTCTACTTAATGTACTCCAGACTTCAAGACAGGTAAGAATGACCTTTATTAAATTAGAAGGTAATATTGTTGAAGATACTTACAGCAAGATTTGGATTGTTTTTCATTCAGCATAATAATGAATTGATTtcaatttgatttcatttagaGCATTCCAGTTATTAACCGGGCACAGATAATTGATGATGCTTTTAACCTGGCCAAGTAAGATCTGAACTTCATTCTTCAAAGTTATGAGTGTAATTTCCAGTCAGTCCAAATGCTAAAAAGCATCCTTCCCTTTTACAGAGCAGGAATTATTGAAACAACACTGGCTCTAAGAACCACGCTGTTCCTAGCCTCTGAAACTGAGTACATGCCGTGGGAGTCTGCTCTTGATAACCTGGACTACTTTTACCTCATGTTTGATCGCACAGAGGTGTACGGCCCCATGCAGGTACGTTTGTCTCTGAATATTTCATAATGTCAACTCAACTGAGCTTGAATTCTAACATCACATTATTTCATATCTGCAGGCATACGTTGGAAAACAGGTGAAAGGTTTGTTTGACCACTTCACAACGATTACAAATTGGGAAAATGTGACTTCAGGACATACTGACCAGTAAGTCATGTAAATATACAGCAGTGACAATAAATGCTCAGATTTGCTTTCAAGCATCTATTCATTGTATTGGTATCTTTGCATCTGCAGATATAATCAAGTAAACGCACTCAGAGTTGCCTGCAGCACTGGCCTTGAAGACTGTACGACTCTCGTCAAAACATGGTTCCAACAGTGGATGGAAAATCCAAAAGTCAACCCGTGAGTTTCACTCAATACAAATCTGAGAGAGTATCTTAGAGAGTGCATCATAGTTAAAACGTATATTGATGCAGACTATTTActtctttgttttattattattataaatgttgctgATGTTTATAATAATCACagatattataatttatatctaATATTATTGGCAATCAGTTTTATTTGATCCAGTTTTGTCCAAAGGCATTTAAAGTTGcccccaaaaagtatttggataTTTTACTTGCACTTAAAAGTGTCTCAATGTCACTGCATTAGATACAGGATAAacttcacaaaacaaaatattttaaatgattgggttttaaaatataaagcaataaatatgttaaaaaatattttacatttattacaaataGTATTTAGTTACATTTTGGTTGTCAAACATTACTAGAGGATGTCTTTAGAGTGGTTTATACTTGAACTATACTCAGAaaagttttaatcatttttgacacttggtacatttaaattaattcagtacttttttgtacttttatagATTGTAAGCTTATTatcttaaatgaataaatgaccattCACATTTTCTCACTGTTTCAGTATTAAGGCCAACTTGAGGTCTACAGTGTACTGCAGTGCCATTGCTGCAGGTGGTGAGAAGGAGTGGGATTTTGCTTGGGGGGAATTCGAAAACGCCACTATTGCTTCAGAGAAAGATAAACTGAGAGCTGCAATGGCATGTGCCACCAAGCCCTGGTTACTGAACAGGTGAGCTCACTGCAGGTCAATGCTGACAAATACATACAGTTCTCATTGTATTAAGCTAAATACATGTGCTTCGATTTATGTTGTAGGTATCTCAAATACACTTTGGATTCACAAAAAATTCGGAAACAAGATGCCACCTCTACCATCATCAGCATTGCAAGCAATGTGGTTGGACAACCGTTGGCATGGGATTTTGTTAGAGCCAACTGGGAGTACATTTTCAATCAGTAAGAAAATATACTGGGAGACTGTgctattattttcttaaaaatacagataGCAGTTTTCTATAACTGCATATCCAATTATTTTATTCTCCATTAGGTATGGAGGTGgatctttctctttctccaaTCTGATCAATGGCGTCACAAAGAGATTCTCAACCGAATTTGAATTGCAACAGGTATGTGATCTTCCCCCGaactgctttatttatttgagtgTCTTCTTGTACAGATCTTGTTTCCTAATCTACTTCTCTGTTTTAAAAACACAGCTGAAACAGTTCAGGGATGAAAACGCTCACATAGGTTTCGGTTCAGGAACCCTAGCCATTCAGCAATCCATCGAGAGGACTGACGCCAACATCAAATGGATCGAAAAGAACCAAAAAGCAGTCTTAGAATGGTTCGAAAATGCATAGAAATTCTgaaaatgtacatactgtagTTTTTTGCTCTGAGGAGGAGAGGAGCACTGGAACATTGTTTTGCTTGGCCTAGTTGAGCATTAAaggaaataattatttattatggaTAATGCTGAATCCCAGTATATTCCAGAGCTACATTCTTCCTATGATGATGTACAGTATACAAATATAATTCCTTAAGGCATGCCTTATGTTATAATTATCTGTTTTccctttaaatttttttgaacTGAATATGCAAATAGTACAGAACTCTTTggtatttatcattttgatattttgtctaatgaaaataaaaacctcAATCCATGAACCAATTTGTATTTTTCTAGCAAAATTTCAACTTGTGAAatatagtattattttttatgttacaGTATCCTACAGATGGTAAccaataacaattattttttgttgtataccattattatttttatattgtgtgaATATGTATCTTTAATTACAAGCTGTCATTTTAACAACCAGTCAGTAAATAGCCTTATCTCAAGACACCTATCAAGTAACAGTTTCCCATTTTCATAATCAGGAATTTAATATCAGACACAAAGATAAACTTGTATTTCAGTCAGTTGTAAATTCTGTAACAGCTCTAAATGATTGAGAATGAGCAAGATAAGCTGCTATCTCTAAAGGGAATTCAAGGCTGTTTCATGAATCTTTCAGAATTTTCAGTAATTTGTTTGAGAGTTATAATATGACGATGTCTAAAAAATACCTCACAAAGTTTTCCAGATGGTTGCTAATggcaattttaaattattgttaatatatatatatatatatatatatatatatatatatatatatatatatatcattccAGTATTGGTCTGAATCCCTGTTTATTGTGTATAGTTTCAGAATATGGCTTAACATCTAATTCAAACATAAAATTACATTGattgaaaatattttggattATATTAGATGATTTCATGCTTGTGCTTGTTTTTCTGAGCTTTTTCCCACGATTCTTGGCATCACTTTACTAAAGAGTAATGGCTGCATAAACATGTCAGGGAAGACACATGCCATAATGTATTATCTTAGTGCACCTCAACTTATCAGGTTACCAGAATCTTTCACTGGCTAGTCTCAGTGTTAATGGATAAGCCATTATACCCTTTGGGAGGAGAGAAGGTgggaagaataaataaaatgccaGCACAGTTTGGTCTGATCTTTACAAATCTGTGGTGAAGGGGAACATGGTGAGAATCCATTTTAGTGCAATGTGTGTTGGATGCACTTTCCTAGGGCTGGCATCACTGGCCACCATTGTTGGGTTGTGGACCGTTCAACTCCTTCCTACTACAGAAGCTTCTGCTGAGCCCTGGAGCGAGTATCGTCTACCAGGCACTCTGGTTCCAGACTACTACAACATCACTCTCTGGCCTCGACTCCAGCCGAACATACATGGCCTCTTTGTATTCACTGGAAATTCCAGCGTGGTCTTCAAATGTCTGAGGGAGACTGACCTCATCCTCATTCACTCCAATAAGCTGAACCTGACCTTAATAGATGGGTATCTGGCCAAACTCTCTGCGCTTGGTACCTCAGTGGCACCCTCAATTCATAAAACCTGGACGCAGGAGACGACGCAGTACCTTGTCATTAAGTTGAAGGGCAAGCTGAAAGCTGGAGAGCTCTATGAGCTTTACTCAGAGTTTGTGGGAGAGCTTGCAGATGACCTGGCAGGGTTCTACAGAAGTGAATATGATGAGAATGGAGAGAAAAAGTAAGTCCGACTATTATTTTTAAGATCTACCGATCTTCAATAAAACCAGTCAGGAACTCTAATGGATGAAAAATCAAAGCTATCAAGATCAACATCAAGGCTATTGCTGTTGGCAGGTCACATGTTTGTTTGATAAGTCTCTTGGCAGCTTTATGCCTGTTTAACCTTTGTACTGTTATATAAACATGGAAGATTACTTCCTGGATCCATAAAGcaattttaatgtgtgtgtttgggcaCTGCATAATATCCACAAGATTTTTCAGGTGTGGGAAATTCAG
This genomic stretch from Onychostoma macrolepis isolate SWU-2019 chromosome 25, ASM1243209v1, whole genome shotgun sequence harbors:
- the LOC131533928 gene encoding aminopeptidase N-like; this encodes MSVSLLSSCNCRSMGKGFFISKTVGIVGIVLGAGALATIIALSVVYSQEKSKNNENEVKPTDAVTSVPTTEPSNEPWDQWRLPQTLSPQTYNVTLWPRLQPDPTGLYIFTGMSSVVFRCVEKTNLILIHSNKLNMTRQPTLTALGSKPAPTIESIVMHTKTQYMAIHLKEELTAGESYELYTEFIGELADDLGGFYRSEYYENEVKKVVATTQMQATDARKAFPCFDEPAMKAVFHITLLHDPATVALSNGVVIGEVNVTVDETFVTRTTFAPTEIMSTYLLAFIVSDFGFIEQNIDKLQIRIFARQEAINAGQGQYALTVTGPILKFFEEYYNVSYPLPKSDQIALPDFNAGAMENWGLITYRETALLYDEEISSNGNRERIVTIIAHELAHQWFGNLVTIRWWNDLWLNEGFASYVEYLGADEAEPDWNIKDLIVLNDVHRVFAIDALASSHPLSSKEEEIQRPEQISEVFDTISYSKGASVIRMLSDFLNETVFTQGLQTYLDHFKFSNTVYTDLWEHLQRAVDNSSGTSLPRTVQEIMDRWVLQMGFPVVTINTTTGQITQEHFLLDPETKPNRPSEFNYEWFVPISWTKKEAAQALYWLLQKTEQLDHMKISGDEWVLANINVTGYYRVNYDNENWQRLLNVLQTSRQSIPVINRAQIIDDAFNLAKAGIIETTLALRTTLFLASETEYMPWESALDNLDYFYLMFDRTEVYGPMQAYVGKQVKGLFDHFTTITNWENVTSGHTDQYNQVNALRVACSTGLEDCTTLVKTWFQQWMENPKVNPIKANLRSTVYCSAIAAGGEKEWDFAWGEFENATIASEKDKLRAAMACATKPWLLNRYLKYTLDSQKIRKQDATSTIISIASNVVGQPLAWDFVRANWEYIFNQYGGGSFSFSNLINGVTKRFSTEFELQQLKQFRDENAHIGFGSGTLAIQQSIERTDANIKWIEKNQKAVLEWFENA